From the Pomacea canaliculata isolate SZHN2017 linkage group LG14, ASM307304v1, whole genome shotgun sequence genome, one window contains:
- the LOC112555952 gene encoding H/ACA ribonucleoprotein complex non-core subunit NAF1-like: protein MTLLSAFEVDPCHVPEIRLDLTASRKGDTSDLIFLQRFQAAGLRKGSSFRLEGVTTGCHLRSGCVEIKERGVWCKQEADSAKRQEKEQKCIPAVRSARQQLEDPTVPPVQFWSSSRNSRQVISTVENRHFSPLPGGTVAEQQQEIFEKAEWLSSVILTSKSGKEMETFSITRIRKSILQKIQQYSQEITITKEEYRITQDSNSEDEETHSPDSDTDTSSLSDEDQRGLATKKKGVKEEASDEEDDKNLKKNCFDFEDIRTTGELFPEELPPIEELTIDVDANTQMEEVGIVSGVVGVQVVIHSRPGISSVQDDTVFFGENRTPIGQVFEVFGPVVRPYYSIRFNSPDDIKKKGIQMGMPVYFAPEMPEITHYIFVEQLKRLKGSDASWKDNNEPTADMIEYSDDEEERRAKAKRRGRCEAEAKEAQDSPESSRTSAPTGEKKLRNQRKKNHRDISQTSSGGPSAPSGQWLPSDRFSKRFSCNSPRMSLRHDGLPDTTNNNQGHWRRAFEQGMLSGPVFSAPPCSTSCSEADTFVAHSLTSPVTTDHSRL, encoded by the exons gcagcaggtctgagaAAGGGAAGCTCCTTCCGTTTAGAAGGTGTCACTACCGGCTGCCATTTGCGGTCTGGTTGTGtagagataaaagagagaggAGTGTGGTGCAAACAAGAGGCTGATTCTGCCAAACGACAAGAGAAGGAGCAAAAGTGTATTCCGGCAGTAAGAAGTGCGAGGCAGCAGCTGGAAGACCCCACCGTGCCACCGGTCCAGTTCTGGTCGTCTTCGAGAAACAGCAGACAAGTCATCTCTACCGTTGAGAATCGTCACTTCAGTCCATTGCCGGGGGGAACTGTTGCGGAGCAGCAGCAGGAAATTTTCGAGAAGGCAGAGTGGTTGTCGTCAGTTATACTCACCTCCAA ATCTGGAAAAGAGATGGAAACATTCAGCATCACCAGGATACGCAAGAGCATTTTACAGAAGATACAACAGTATTCCCAAGAAATAACCATCACCAAGGAGGAATACAGAATAACCCAGGACAGTAACTCTGAGGACGAGGAAACCCACTCCCCTGACAGTGATACAGACACTTCTTCTCTGTCTGATGAGGACCAAAGAGGTttggcaacaaagaaaaaggg AGTTAAGGAGGAGGCCAGTGATGaggaggatgacaagaacctcaagaaaaattgttttgattttgaagaTATTCGCACTACAGGAGAACTCTTTCCTGAG GAACTGCCACCTATTGAGGAGCTGACCATTGATGTTGATGCCAACACCCAGATGGAAGAAGTAGGGATAGTATCTGGGGTAGTGGGTGTGCAAG TTGTGATTCACAGTCGACCAGGAATCTCATCTGTTCAGGATGACACAGTATTTTTTGGGGAGAATCGAACTCCGATTGGTCAG GTGTTTGAGGTTTTTGGACCTGTTGTCAGACCATACTACTCAATTCGTTTCAACTCACCTGATGACATTAAGAAAAAAGGCATACAGATGGGTATGCCAGTCTATTTTGCTCCTGAAATGCCTGAAATTACACATTACATCTTTGTAGAGCAGCTGAAAAG ACTGAAAGGCTCCGATGCTTCATGGAAAGACAACAATGAACCCACAGCTGAC ATGATTGAATATTCCGATGATGAGGAGGAACGCAGAGCCAAGGCCAAGCGCAGAGGACGGTGTGAGGCTGAAGCAAAAGAGGCTCAAGATTCGCCAGAAAGCAGCCGTACATCTGCACCGACTGGTGAAAAAAAGCTCAG GAATCAGAGGAAAAAGAATCATAGAG ATATATCGCAGACAAGTTCTGGAGGACCTTCAGCTCCCAGTGGTCAATGGCTCCCTTCAGATCGCTTCTCTAAAAGATTTTCTTGCAACAGTCCTAGAATGTCCTTAAGACATGATGGACTACCAGACACAACTAACAATAACCAAGGCCATTGGCGCAGGGCATTTGAACAAGGCATGCTGAGTGGGCCTGTGTTCTCAGCTCCACCTTGTTCCACATCATGCAGCGAAGCAGACACTTTTGTCGCTCACAGTCTTACCTCACCAGTCACAACCGACCACAGCCGTCTGTGA